One region of Oryza glaberrima chromosome 7, OglaRS2, whole genome shotgun sequence genomic DNA includes:
- the LOC127780271 gene encoding protein ACCELERATED CELL DEATH 6-like yields the protein MQEALSLPPTMEFGPHKLMLDEDMLQVLIAGNKVRFEKLLRGDGRSGGDGQVAINLHGAAPAAAAPARSGTDRLLGVTSNGSTALHIVASHGHAELAALICERAPLLAATRNRCLDTPLHCAAKAGHRELAACLLRTMQAVGTDAGRALQQSRNQRGSTALHEAIRHGHVDVIDLMMTRAPWLASVTSDSGVSALYMAAANHSVQMVQVLLRPSQNGGPSPASAAGPEGRTALHIAAISSTKEIAEAILNWEPEGPTLLTRSDSSGRTPLHFAAIYGRLGTVQLFLGGHASLRLTGISDNHGSYPLHAAAMFGRIRIIDELIRKCPNYYELVDNKGRNLLHVAVEHEREMVVRHICQNDMFAILLNATDFDGNTPLHLAAKQGYPRIVGLLLGTSVDLCITNKDGYTAIDLACSALPPGRLRYFLDPHIIVFACLSWVRAPFSGDHRALHIDHRPASDEEASKKQDNMTRNGTIASVLIATVAFAAAFTIPGGLVADDRPRAGTAVLASRFVLRAFVVTDTMAFLCSIVATGFLIYGKAGEIPRSHRRCYYSLLAPGLVPWGAQFLVGSFALGFHLVLGATNRGLVIFVYMMSSVAVLFCFPGIWAPFRLELGRAIWRRSGWKGLINIHKRPSSLLEFFVLLFTGPLIEIRRILFAVLITAAFVVAISRDIVMPNY from the exons ATGCAGGAAGCTCTCTCACTCCCACCAACCATGGAATTCGGGCCGCACAAGTTGATGCTCGACGAAGATATGCTGCAAGTGCTCATCGCCGGCAACAAGGTACGCTTTGAGAAGCTTTTGAGAGGAGATGGCCGTAGCGGGGGAGATGGCCAGGTCGCGATAAACCTCCATGGCGCAGCACCTGCCGCGGCTGCGCCAGCGCGCAGCGGAACGGATCGCCTCCTCGGCGTGACGAGCAACGGGAGCACGGCGCTGCATATTGTCGCCAGCCACGGCCACGCCGAGCTCGCGGCGCTCATCTGCGAGAGGGCGCCCTTGCTCGCCGCCACGCGCAACCGGTGTCTCGACACGCCTCTGCACTGCGCGGCGAAGGCCGGGCACCGCGAGTTGGCGGCCTGCCTCCTGCGGACGATGCAGGCCGTGGGCACGGATGCGGGGAGGGCATTGCAGCAGTCGAGGAACCAGAGGGGCTCCACCGCCCTGCACGAAGCCATTCGGCATGGCCATGTTGATGTGATCGATCTGATGATGACGAGGGCTCCCTGGCTGGCTTCCGTAACAAGCGACAGCGGTGTCTCTGCACTGTACATGGCAGCGGCGAACCACTCGGTGCAGATGGTCCAGGTGCTTCTGCGTCCGTCGCAAAACGGagggccgtcgccggcgtcagCTGCCGGTCCTGAGGGACGGACTGCTTTGCATATCGCTGCGATTAGTAGTACAAAAG AAATAGCTGAAGCCATACTGAACTGGGAGCCAGAAGGTCCAACTTTGCTTACCAGGTCCGACTCATCAGGGAGGACACCTCTTCATTTTGCAGCAATCTATGGAAGGCTTGGTACTGTTCAGCTATTCCTTGGTGGTCATGCTTCTCTAAGGCTGACTGGCATTTCTGACAACCACGGTTCATATCCCTTGCATGCTGCTGCTATGTTTGGGAGAATCAGGATAATTGATGAGCTCATAAGGAAATGCCCCAATTACTATGAACTGGTTGACAATAAAGGGCGAAATCTTCTGCATGTTGCTGTTGAGCATGAGAGGGAAATGGTCGTTCGCCACATTTGTCAAAATGATATGTTTGCGATTCTATTGAATGCGACAGATTTCGATGGAAATACCCCGCTCCACCTAGCTGCCAAACAAGGATACCCACGGATTGTCGGTCTGCTACTGGGGACAAGTGTGGATTTATGCATTACCAACAAGGATGGTTATACTGCTATCGATCTTGCTTGCTCGGCATTACCACCGGGACGACTGCGCTATTTCCTG GATCCGCACATCATAGTATTCGCTTGCCTGTCGTGGGTGAGAGCACCGTTTTCTGGGGATCATCGTGCTCTTCACATTGACCATAGACCTGCTTCAGATGAGGAGGCCTCCAAGAAACAGGATAACATGACGAGAAACGGAACTATTGCATCCGTTCTGATTGCTACAGTAGCATTCGCGGCAGCCTTCACCATTCCGGGGGGCTTGGTCGCTGACGATCGCCCGCGTGCAGGTACAGCAGTTCTGGCGAGCCGGTTTGTGTTAAGAGCATTCGTCGTGACAGACACCATGGCCTTCCTCTGCTCCATCGTCGCCACCGGCTTCCTCATATACGGCAAAGCAGGAGAAATTCCACGCAGCCATCGTCGGTGCTACTACAGCTTACTGGCACCTGGGTTGGTGCCGTGGGGAGCTCAATTTCTGGTCGGCTCGTTTGCTCTTGGGTTTCACCTTGTGCTTGGAGCGACCAACCGTGGGCTCGTGATCTTCGTCTACATGATGTCTTCAGTTGCGGTCCTCTTCTGCTTTCCCGGCATTTGGGCTCCGTTCCGTCTTGAGCTTGGAAGAGCGATATGGCGGCGATCCGGATGGAAAGGTTTGATCAACATACACAAGCGCCCGTCAAGCCTGCTAGAATTTTTCGTTCTTCTCTTCACTGGTCCTCTGATCGAAATTAGAAGGATATTGTTCGCTGTACTTATCACTGCCGCCTTCGTCGTCGCCATCTCCCGTGACATTGTTATGCCAAACTACTGA
- the LOC127780272 gene encoding uncharacterized protein LOC127780272 — protein sequence MAAASAATVEFGPQILWLDKELLQVLAAGNKVLLEELLRGEGGTHPARTNGQVAISFHGTSEPAARRGTSRLLGVTSNGSTALHVVASHGHAELAALICERAPSLAATRNRSLDTPLHCASKAGHRDVAACLLRVMDQATPRSRNLTGATALHEAVRHGHVEVVDLLMTTDPWLASVTTNGGVSPLYMAVSHSVQMVQALLRPSQDGGPSPASAAGPEGCTALHVAAIKRTNAFTVPGGFIADDRPHAGTAILASRFAFRAFVVTDTMAFLCSIVATSFLIYGSAKEIPRGHRWWYSLLASGLVPWGAQFLIGTFALGFHLVLGSANRGLVIFVYMVSSAAVLFCFPGIWGPFCLGLWKTIWRRAGWRGLINIHDRPSSLLEFLESLFTGPLMDIRRTLFPVLISVTFVVAIALDIVMPRQ from the exons ATGGCGGCAGCTTCAGCAGCAACCGTGGAATTCGGGCCTCAAATACTGTGGCTCGACAAGGAGCTGTTGCAAGTGCTTGCCGCCGGCAACAAGGTCCTCTTGGAGGAGCTTCTGAGAGGAGAGGGCGGTACACACCCGGCTCGCACAAACGGCCAGGTCGCGATAAGCTTCCATGGCACGAGtgagccggcggcgcggcgcggaacAAGCCGCCTTCTCGGCGTGACGAGCAACGGGAGCACGGCGCTGCATGTCGTCGCCAGCCACGGCCACGCCGAGCTTGCGGCGCTCATCTGCGAGAGGGCGCCCTCGCTTGCCGCCACGCGCAACAGGTCCCTCGACACGCCGCTGCACTGCGCGTCGAAGGCCGGGCACCGCGACGTGGCGGCCTGCCTCCTGCGGGTGATGGATCAGGCGACACCGCGGTCGAGGAACCTGACGGGCGCCACCGCGCTGCACGAGGCTGTTCGGCACGGCCATGTTGAGGTGGTTGATCTGCTGATGACGACGGATCCCTGGCTGGCCTCGGTGACAACCAACGGCGGTGTTTCGCCACTGTACATGGCGGTGAGCCACTCGGTACAGATGGTCCAGGCACTGCTACGTCCGTCGCAAGACGGagggccgtcgccggcgtcagCCGCCGGTCCGGAGGGATGTACAGCTTTGCATGTGGCGGCTATTAAAAGGACGAATG CTTTCACTGTCCCTGGGGGCTTCATCGCCGACGACCGCCCGCATGCCGGGACAGCAATACTGGCGAGCCGGTTTGCATTCCGAGCATTTGTCGTGACAGACACCATGGCCTTCCTCTGCTCCATCGTGGCAACCAGCTTCCTTATATACGGTAGCGCAAAGGAGATTCCACGCGGCCATCGTTGGTGGTACAGCTTACTGGCATCTGGGTTGGTGCCGTGGGGAGCTCAGTTCCTGATCGGCACGTTCGCGCTCGGGTTTCACCTTGTGCTCGGCTCGGCCAACCGTGGACTTGTCATCTTCGTCTATATGGTGTCTTCAGCTGCAGTCCTCTTCTGTTTCCCGGGCATCTGGGGTCCATTCTGTCTTGGGCTTTGGAAAACGATATGGCGACGAGCAGGGTGGAGAGGACTCATCAACATACACGATCGACCGTCGAGCTTGCTAGAATTCTTGGAGTCTCTATTCACGGGACCTTTGATGGATATTAGGAGGACATTGTTCCCTGTACTCATCTCCGTCACCTTCGTCGTCGCAATCGCACTCGACATTGTTATGCCAAGACAGTGA